In the genome of Tistrella bauzanensis, the window CGCCCGCCGGCTTTCCGGCCAGAGTGCCGTGATGTTGTCGCGGTCGACGGCAAATTCGGACAAGATCGGGACCAGTTCGCCCCGCGCCACATAGGGCGCCGTGATGAAGGTCGCACAGACGCCGATGCCACCATCGGCCGCGAGGGCTGCGATCAGCGCATCGCTGGCGTCGACGACGAGTCCGGATTGCGGGACGATCTCGACGACCTGCCCACCGATCCGGAACGGCCAGCGGAACACCTGCCCCGTGCTCTGGTAACGGAGGTTGACCGTGTCATGCCCCGCCAGGGCGTTCGGGTGCGCCGGCGTGCCACGCCTCGCCAGATAGCCCGGTGATGCGAAGGCACAGAGCCGGTGCGGCGTAAGCCGGCGCGACAGCAGCCGGCCGTCCGCCAGTTCGCCGATCCGGACCGCGACATCGATCCGGTGCTCGATAAGATCGACGAGCTGATCGTTGAGCCGCAGATCGACCGCCACCGCGGGATAGCGTCTGCGGAAGGCCGGCAGCGCGGGGGCGATCACATGGATCCCGATCGGCAGCGGCGCTGCGATCCGCAAGGTGCCGGAAGGCTCGGAGCGGGCGGTTATGGCCATCTGCTCGATGTCTTCCGCGTCACGCAGCAGCGTCAGCGCACGCTCGTGCAGATCGCGCCCTTCGGGTGTCAGCGTCAACGAGCGCGTGGTGCGGGTGAACAGCGACACGCCCAGGCGCTGCTCCAGCCGTTGCACACTCTTGCTCACCGCCGAGGGGGTGATCGACAGCGACCGGGCAGCGGCCGTGTAGCTGCCCATCGACCCGGCCCTGGCAAAGGCGATCAGACCCGCCAGCCGCTCCAATCCCATTTGTTCCTTCATGGCATTATTAAAGCGAAAGCGACGGCTATTATCAATATCGGCATCCGGGAACATATGGTTGCTGTCGCCACTGCTGGCGGCACATCATGCTGTGAAGGACGACATCGATGTCGAGAGAGATGATGAAGGCCGTGCGCCTGCACGCATTCGGTGGCCCTGAGGTGCTGGTCTACGAGGATGCGCCCATGCCCGATCTGGCGCCCGGTCATGTCCGTGTCCGCGTGCATGCGGTCGGCCTCA includes:
- a CDS encoding LysR family transcriptional regulator yields the protein MKEQMGLERLAGLIAFARAGSMGSYTAAARSLSITPSAVSKSVQRLEQRLGVSLFTRTTRSLTLTPEGRDLHERALTLLRDAEDIEQMAITARSEPSGTLRIAAPLPIGIHVIAPALPAFRRRYPAVAVDLRLNDQLVDLIEHRIDVAVRIGELADGRLLSRRLTPHRLCAFASPGYLARRGTPAHPNALAGHDTVNLRYQSTGQVFRWPFRIGGQVVEIVPQSGLVVDASDALIAALAADGGIGVCATFITAPYVARGELVPILSEFAVDRDNITALWPESRRANPAVRAFLAVLHEIFHDRMTAAADLSL